CGAACCTGGTCGAGGCGGTGAAGGGCTACGCCACGCACGAGCGCGCGCTGCTCGAGAACGTGACCGCGCTGCGCAACCAGGCGCGGGCCGCGCCCGCCGAAGACGTGGCCGCGCGCGGCCAGATCGAGGGCATGCTGTCGGGCGCGCTCGGCCGTCTGCTCGCGATCGTCGAGAACTACCCCGAGCTGAAGGCCAACCAGAACTTCCTGGAGCTGCAGCAGTCGCTGCAGGCGGTCGAGCACGACATCCAGATGTCGCGTCGCTACTACAACGGCGCGGTGCGCGACCTGAACGTGATGATCGAATCCTTCCCGAGCAACCTGGTGGCCGGCTGGTTCCGGTTCGCGAAGAAGGCCTTCTTCGAGGTCGGCAGCGAGGCCGAGCGCGAAGCGCCGAAGGTGTCGTTCCCGCAGTGAGCGGCGGGCGCGAGTGAATCCGGACGGCAACATGCGGCGCGTGGCGCACGCACTTCTCGTCGCGCTGCTGCTGCTCGCCTCGCCCTACGCGCTCGCCGAAGAGACGATCGAGCGCTGGCTCTCGACGATCGAGGTGCAGGCGGACGGCGACCTGCTGGTCATCGAGTCGATCACGGTGCGCGCCGAGGGCCGCCGGATCCGCCGCGGCATCTACCGCGACTTCCCGCTGCAGTTCGAGGACGACCAGGGCAGGCTGCGCTCGGTGTCCTTCGAGCTGGTCGCGGTCACGCGCGACGGCCGCGCCGAGCCGCACTTCACCCGCAGCAGCGCGCGCGGCGTGCGGATCTACGCCGGCGACGAGAACCGGCTGCTCGAGCCCGGCGTGTACCGCTACGAGCTGCGCTACCGCACCGGCAGGCAGATCCGCTTCGTGGACGGACGCGCCGAGCTGTACTGGAACGTGACCGGCAACGAGTGGGCCTTCCCGATCGCGTCGGCGCGCGCGCTGGTGCGCCTGCCGGGCGATGCGGCGCCGGTGCGCTGGACCGGCTACACCGGCCGCTTCGGCGAGCGCGGCGCGGACTTCCGGGCCCGGCTTCGCGACGACGGCCAGCTCGAGTTCGAGACCACCCGCCGGCTGTCGCCCGGCGAGGGGCTGACGCTGGTGGCGGAACTGCCGCAGGGCGCGGTCGCGCCGCCGTCGCAGGCCCAGCAGCTGCACTATGCCTTCCTGGACAACCGGCGCTACGTGCTGAGCGGCCTGGGGCTGCTGGTCGTGGCGGCCTTCTACCTGATCGTCTGGCGCGCGGTGGGCCGCGATCCGCCGAAGGGAACGATCATCCCGCTTTTCCATCCGCCGGAGGGCATCTCGCCGGCGCTGGCCGGCTACATCCGGGAGTGGGGCTGGAGCGGCGCCTGGCGCGAGTTCACCGCGGCGGCGGTCTCGCTGGCGGTGAAGGGGCTGGTGCAGTTCGACGACAGCGGCGGCGGGCTGATCCTCAAGCGCGCGGGACCGCCGGTGCCGGGCCCGCAGGCGCGCCCCGAGTACCACGCGCTGCCGCCCGGCGAGCGCACGCTGCTGTCGTGGATCGACGGCAGCGGCGGGGTCGCCTTCGTGGACCGCGCGAACGGCGAGAGCCTGGCGAAGGCCTTCGCGAGCTTCAAGGCCTCGATCGAGAAGGAGAACCGGCATCGCTTCTTCAAGCGCAACCTGGGCTGGTTCGGCGCCGGCGTCTTCCTGACCGGGCTCGCGATCGGCGCGGTGCTGGTGTTCGGGCAGCTTCGGGAGGCGGAGATCGGGCTGCTGATAGGCTCGGCGGTCGGCGGCGCCTTCGTCGGCGTGTTCGTCGTGCAGGCGGTGCGCGCGCTGCTCGGCGGCAGCCGGCTGCGGGTAGTGATCGCGTCGGCGATCCACCTGACCGCGCTGGCCTACATGGCGACCATGTTCGTGACCCAGGTCGCCGGGCCCGACGGCCCGCTGTCGGCCTCGTTCCGGCAGACGCTGCTCGAGGGCATCGCCGACAACGCGTTCCCGCTGGTGCTGGTGGGCGGCTTCGCCGCGCTGAACGGGCTGTTCTACTACCTGCTGCGCGCGCCGACCGCGGCGGGCCGGCCGGTCATGGACCAGATCGAGGGGCTGGAGCTCTACCTGCGCACCGCCGAGACCGAGCGGCTGAACCTGCAGGGCGCGCCGGAGATCACCGCCGAACGCTTCGAGCGGCTGCTGCCCTACGCGATCGCGCTGGACGCCGAGAAGCCCTGGTCGGAGGCCTTCGAGGCGGCCTTCGCGCGCGCGCACCCCGGGCAGGACGTGAGCGCTTCGTATCGCCCGGGGTGGCGCACCGGGCCGAGCTGGTCGGGCCGCGGCTTCGCGCGGGCGATGACCGGCGCGGTGGCCGCCGCGCAGGGAGCCTTCGCCAGCGCGATGCCGGCGCCGAAGTCCTCGTCGTCGGGCTTCTCGGGCGGCGGGGGGTCCGGAGGCGGCGGCGGCGGCGGCGGCGGGGGCGGCTGGTAGCCGGCGCTCAGGCGCTGCGAGGGGCCTGTGCGGCGGATGGCGCCGGGAAGGCCACCGTCACCCGCAGGCCCCTGCCCCCGGCGCCCGGGGCCAACGACAAGCGCGCATGATGCGCGGCCGCGATCTCCTTGACGATGGCCAGGCCCAGGCCCGACCCCGGTCCCGGCGTGTCGGCGATCCGGTAGAAGCGTTCGAGCACCCGCTCGCGCTCGGCCGGCGGGATCCCGGGCCCCTCGTCCTCCACCTCGAGCACCGCCTCGGTCCCCTGCACGAAGGTGCGGACCGTGACCCGGCATCCGTGCCAGCAGTAGCGCACCGCGTTGTCGACCAGGTTCGCGGCCAGTTCGCGGAGCAGCGTCGCATCCCCGAGGGTCGGCGCCGGCGCCAGCTCGAAGCCGAGGTCGACGTCGCGCGCCAGCGCGGCATGGACGTAGGGGTCGACCAGCTCGCCGATCACGCCGGCCAGGTCCACCTGCATCCGCGCAGCCGCGGCCTCGCCCGGCTCGGCGCGCGCCAGCGCGAGCATCTGGTTGGCCATCCGGGCGATCCGGTCGGTCGCCTCGCGCGCTCGCCGCACCAGGCCCTCGGTGTTCGCCGGCAACGGCTGCTCCAGGACCAGCTCGAGCTGCGTCTTCAGGCCCGCGAGCGGCGTGCGCAGCTGGTGCGCCGCATTGGCGACGAAGCGGTTCTGCGTGGCGACCGCCTGGCCGAGCCGGTCCAGCAGTGAGTTGATCTCGCGGATGATCGGCTCGAGCTCGGACGGCGCGCCTTTGGCCGCCAGCGGCCTCAGGTCGGCGTGCGAGCGGGCCATCAGCTCGCGGCGCAGCTCGGCGAGCGGACGCAGGCCCAGGCGAACGCCGAACCAGACCGCCAGGCCCACGGCCGCGATCAGGCCCAGGTTCGTGACGACCAGGCTGCGCACCAGCTCGCGCTGCATCCGGTCGCGCTTGCGCCGCGTTTCGCCGACCACGAACAACAGCTCGCCGGCCGCCGTGGGCAGCCTGACGCCGGCGACGCGCACCCGCTCTCCGGCATAGATCGCGTCGAGGTAGACCGGGATCCACCCCTGCGGCTGGACATCGGGCAGCGACCGGTCGCCGGCCACGTGGTGGCCGTCGAGCGTTCGGACGGCGAACCAGAGCCGGTCGAAGCTGTCGGTGCGCAGCGCGTCCTCGAGCGCCGGCGGAAGGTTCAGGCGCGGGCCGGCGGCGTCGCCGATCGCGTACGGGCCGATCGCGAGCGCCGTGCTCAGCAGCGCCTGGTCGTAGGCCAGCGTGGCGGGCCGCGACGCGGTCACGTAGTCGTAGACGCTGAAGGCCGAGAGCACGACGGCGGCCGGCAGCGCCGTCCAGACGAGGATCCGCTGCCTCAGGCTCGCGATCATCGGGCGGGCGCCGCCGCCTGCAGCATGTAGCCGAACCCGCGCACGGTGCGGATCCGCACGTCGTGCGGCTCGAGCTTGGCGCGCAGGCGCGACACGTAGACCTCGA
This genomic window from Zeimonas sediminis contains:
- a CDS encoding sensor histidine kinase, which gives rise to MIASLRQRILVWTALPAAVVLSAFSVYDYVTASRPATLAYDQALLSTALAIGPYAIGDAAGPRLNLPPALEDALRTDSFDRLWFAVRTLDGHHVAGDRSLPDVQPQGWIPVYLDAIYAGERVRVAGVRLPTAAGELLFVVGETRRKRDRMQRELVRSLVVTNLGLIAAVGLAVWFGVRLGLRPLAELRRELMARSHADLRPLAAKGAPSELEPIIREINSLLDRLGQAVATQNRFVANAAHQLRTPLAGLKTQLELVLEQPLPANTEGLVRRAREATDRIARMANQMLALARAEPGEAAAARMQVDLAGVIGELVDPYVHAALARDVDLGFELAPAPTLGDATLLRELAANLVDNAVRYCWHGCRVTVRTFVQGTEAVLEVEDEGPGIPPAERERVLERFYRIADTPGPGSGLGLAIVKEIAAAHHARLSLAPGAGGRGLRVTVAFPAPSAAQAPRSA
- a CDS encoding LemA family protein, which translates into the protein MTWIVVLVVVAVVAGWLVATYNGLVRRRNMAEEGWSGIDVQLKRRADLIPNLVEAVKGYATHERALLENVTALRNQARAAPAEDVAARGQIEGMLSGALGRLLAIVENYPELKANQNFLELQQSLQAVEHDIQMSRRYYNGAVRDLNVMIESFPSNLVAGWFRFAKKAFFEVGSEAEREAPKVSFPQ
- a CDS encoding DUF2207 domain-containing protein, which encodes MNPDGNMRRVAHALLVALLLLASPYALAEETIERWLSTIEVQADGDLLVIESITVRAEGRRIRRGIYRDFPLQFEDDQGRLRSVSFELVAVTRDGRAEPHFTRSSARGVRIYAGDENRLLEPGVYRYELRYRTGRQIRFVDGRAELYWNVTGNEWAFPIASARALVRLPGDAAPVRWTGYTGRFGERGADFRARLRDDGQLEFETTRRLSPGEGLTLVAELPQGAVAPPSQAQQLHYAFLDNRRYVLSGLGLLVVAAFYLIVWRAVGRDPPKGTIIPLFHPPEGISPALAGYIREWGWSGAWREFTAAAVSLAVKGLVQFDDSGGGLILKRAGPPVPGPQARPEYHALPPGERTLLSWIDGSGGVAFVDRANGESLAKAFASFKASIEKENRHRFFKRNLGWFGAGVFLTGLAIGAVLVFGQLREAEIGLLIGSAVGGAFVGVFVVQAVRALLGGSRLRVVIASAIHLTALAYMATMFVTQVAGPDGPLSASFRQTLLEGIADNAFPLVLVGGFAALNGLFYYLLRAPTAAGRPVMDQIEGLELYLRTAETERLNLQGAPEITAERFERLLPYAIALDAEKPWSEAFEAAFARAHPGQDVSASYRPGWRTGPSWSGRGFARAMTGAVAAAQGAFASAMPAPKSSSSGFSGGGGSGGGGGGGGGGGW